From a single Brevinematales bacterium genomic region:
- a CDS encoding heavy metal translocating P-type ATPase → MKYILKNLDCPNCALKIEEKLQSSGINAKVDFGTLSLITDEKDIGIIQRLVSEVESEVVVLKVKDDNDKSNDFLGGILVSLPFIFTIIYGIFHEAIHHNLLIDFVIIFILLAFGGWRTFLKAYKKIRSREIFDENFLVSLATFSAIALHETFEGLLLITLFNVGEFLENLAVKKARNKIQDTVSENFSKVRLKDSGNSVFVDAKDVKVGDIMLVKPGERILIDGKVVNGSSYIDKSSITGEPIPESVSVGHNVMSGSVNLNGVLEIKATSTFKDTIMYKMLEEIENNSQRTKTEKFISKLSRVYTPSVIVLSVFVAIGMPIILGSYDFREWIYKGLVVVVISCPCAIVISVPLTYFRSLGVLASRNILFKNTSAIDELTEIKTIFFDKTGTLTKGKVRVKSINTVEGISEDEFARYAVSLANYSNHILSKAIVHNFGVKRSFEDIKDVKEIPGYGIIGLVNGKEVLIGSDKLLHEKNILHDACVNNSTVVNVAVDGKYIGYIEFDDDIRFEAKSVFGTLRKLGIEKILILTGDNKENSEKVANVLGVDGLFFGANPQDKVKVVEEYKNNYKEPIAYIGDGINDSIVMLKSDVSFSFNTPVNSMLLASSDVIVNSPDLNRIVDAFVVAKNTRKIVIQNIIIALLVKLLVTVLGVVGLVHLWLAVLADTGVALLTIANSIFRDFLRHRHN, encoded by the coding sequence ATGAAATACATATTAAAGAACCTAGATTGCCCAAATTGTGCTTTGAAGATAGAGGAAAAACTACAATCATCAGGGATTAATGCTAAAGTAGATTTTGGTACCCTTTCACTTATAACTGATGAAAAAGATATTGGTATAATTCAGAGATTGGTGAGTGAGGTTGAGAGTGAGGTTGTTGTTTTGAAGGTTAAGGATGATAATGATAAAAGTAACGATTTTTTGGGAGGGATTTTGGTTTCTTTACCTTTTATTTTTACCATTATTTATGGTATATTTCATGAAGCTATACATCATAATCTGTTAATTGATTTTGTAATTATTTTTATTTTGCTTGCTTTTGGTGGATGGAGAACATTTCTCAAAGCATATAAGAAGATAAGAAGTAGAGAGATTTTTGATGAAAATTTTCTAGTATCATTAGCAACGTTTTCTGCTATAGCGTTACATGAGACTTTTGAGGGATTATTGCTTATTACCTTGTTCAATGTAGGAGAATTTTTAGAAAACTTGGCTGTTAAAAAGGCTAGAAATAAGATTCAAGATACTGTTTCTGAAAACTTTAGTAAAGTCAGACTAAAAGATTCTGGTAATAGTGTGTTTGTGGACGCTAAAGATGTAAAAGTTGGTGATATAATGCTAGTTAAACCAGGTGAAAGAATATTAATTGATGGAAAGGTTGTGAATGGAAGTTCTTACATAGACAAATCAAGTATAACTGGAGAGCCTATACCAGAGAGTGTTTCGGTGGGTCACAATGTTATGTCAGGATCTGTGAATCTTAATGGGGTACTTGAAATAAAAGCTACATCTACTTTTAAAGATACTATCATGTACAAGATGCTTGAAGAGATAGAGAATAATTCTCAAAGAACAAAAACTGAAAAGTTTATATCAAAACTTTCAAGGGTATATACTCCTTCTGTAATTGTATTATCAGTTTTTGTTGCTATTGGAATGCCGATAATACTCGGAAGCTATGATTTTAGAGAGTGGATTTACAAAGGTCTTGTTGTTGTAGTTATATCTTGTCCTTGTGCTATAGTTATAAGTGTACCTTTGACGTACTTTAGGTCTTTAGGAGTATTAGCGAGTAGAAACATTCTATTCAAGAATACCTCAGCAATAGATGAATTAACAGAAATAAAAACCATATTTTTCGATAAAACAGGTACGCTTACAAAGGGTAAGGTGAGAGTAAAAAGTATCAATACTGTAGAAGGAATAAGTGAAGATGAATTTGCGAGATACGCTGTTTCATTAGCAAACTACTCAAATCATATACTTTCAAAGGCAATAGTTCACAATTTTGGTGTTAAGAGGAGTTTTGAAGATATAAAAGATGTAAAAGAAATACCAGGATATGGTATAATTGGTTTGGTCAATGGTAAAGAGGTACTGATAGGTAGTGATAAGTTGCTTCATGAGAAGAATATACTACATGATGCTTGTGTAAATAATTCAACTGTGGTTAATGTTGCAGTAGATGGTAAGTATATAGGGTATATAGAGTTTGATGATGATATCAGATTTGAAGCTAAAAGTGTATTTGGTACTCTTAGAAAACTTGGAATAGAAAAAATACTTATTCTAACTGGTGATAACAAAGAAAACTCTGAGAAAGTTGCTAATGTACTCGGTGTAGATGGATTATTCTTTGGTGCCAATCCTCAAGACAAAGTAAAAGTAGTAGAAGAATACAAGAATAATTATAAAGAGCCTATTGCCTACATTGGTGATGGTATAAATGATAGTATAGTAATGCTAAAATCTGATGTTAGTTTTTCGTTCAATACTCCCGTAAACTCAATGCTTCTTGCATCATCTGATGTTATTGTGAATAGTCCGGACCTTAATAGAATAGTGGATGCTTTCGTTGTTGCTAAAAACACAAGAAAAATTGTAATTCAGAATATAATTATTGCTCTTTTGGTTAAGTTACTGGTTACGGTGCTAGGTGTTGTAGGATTAGTTCATTTATGGTTAGCAGTGCTTGCTGATACTGGAGTTGCACTACTAACTATAGCAAATAGTATATTTAGAGATTTCTTAAGACATCGTCATAATTAG
- a CDS encoding arsenate reductase ArsC translates to MKYNVLFLCIQNAGRSQMAEAFARELGNHIIAPHSAGSNPADEINPIVRQCMEEVGIKILNKKPKGFNDLDVKTFDFVVNMGCGDTCPYYPSKEYINWNIPDPKGKTIEEVREIRDIIKSKIIELINYLENYDKSKSSYKPSFK, encoded by the coding sequence ATGAAGTATAACGTACTATTTTTATGCATACAAAACGCTGGTAGAAGTCAGATGGCTGAAGCATTTGCTAGAGAACTTGGGAATCATATAATAGCTCCTCACAGTGCTGGATCTAACCCCGCTGATGAAATAAACCCAATAGTTAGGCAATGTATGGAAGAAGTAGGTATTAAAATTCTAAACAAAAAACCAAAAGGTTTTAACGATCTAGATGTGAAAACATTTGATTTCGTCGTAAATATGGGATGTGGGGACACTTGTCCTTACTATCCTTCTAAAGAGTATATCAACTGGAACATACCCGACCCCAAAGGTAAGACAATAGAAGAAGTTAGAGAAATAAGAGATATCATAAAATCCAAGATAATTGAACTCATAAACTACCTAGAAAACTATGATAAAAGTAAATCATCTTATAAGCCTTCTTTCAAGTAA
- the tpx gene encoding thiol peroxidase codes for MKEVKGMITFEGNPLTLVGENFVEVGDTAPDFVTYDPSLNPVKLSDFKGRKVIISSVPSLDTSVCNIETKKFNDIAKKLSSDVVILTVSMDLPFAQSRWCDVSEVKHVKTVSDYKDRDFGVKYGVYIKELGLLARAIFIIDENCKVKYKQIVKEIATEPNYDDVLRNL; via the coding sequence TCCTTTGACGCTAGTTGGTGAGAATTTTGTAGAGGTAGGTGACACAGCACCTGATTTTGTTACTTATGATCCATCACTTAACCCTGTAAAGTTAAGTGATTTTAAAGGTAGGAAGGTTATAATATCTTCAGTTCCGTCTTTAGACACTTCTGTCTGTAACATAGAGACAAAGAAGTTCAACGATATAGCAAAGAAGTTATCTTCTGATGTTGTCATACTCACAGTAAGTATGGATTTACCGTTTGCGCAAAGTAGATGGTGTGATGTTAGTGAAGTAAAACATGTAAAAACTGTTTCTGATTATAAGGACAGAGATTTTGGTGTAAAATACGGAGTTTACATAAAAGAACTTGGATTACTTGCTAGAGCCATTTTTATTATTGATGAAAATTGTAAAGTTAAGTACAAGCAAATTGTCAAGGAAATTGCTACTGAGCCTAATTATGACGATGTCTTAAGAAATCTCTAA
- a CDS encoding ATP-binding cassette domain-containing protein produces the protein MKKKYFGVEALKGIAMQIHEGETVGLLGPNGAGKTTLVKSILGLVKFDEGNIRVMGYSVPEDLKLIKMFVGVVPQENNLDSDISVYENLLIYGEIFGLKPKKLKPIILSLLDELKMLDKMNENVENLSGGMKRKLIIARSLINDPKILILDEPTVGLDPEIRKSIWDKIIHLKEKGKTILLTTHYLDEAQALCDRIYIIDNGIIIENGSPEELISRHLPAYAIEIFPRIQLPEELQSIKKIEFVNYLILFHQDPNYIKHMIRSRGAKKIHVRLTTLEDVFLFLTGKRLEDKDEVGTNTEAKLYSMEKKLV, from the coding sequence TTGAAAAAGAAATACTTTGGAGTTGAAGCTCTTAAAGGAATTGCTATGCAAATACATGAAGGTGAAACCGTCGGGCTTCTAGGACCTAATGGTGCTGGAAAAACCACGCTTGTTAAGTCTATTCTAGGCCTTGTTAAATTTGATGAAGGTAACATCAGAGTAATGGGGTATAGTGTACCTGAGGATCTAAAGCTTATTAAGATGTTTGTGGGAGTTGTACCTCAAGAAAATAATCTTGACAGTGATATAAGCGTTTATGAAAATCTTCTAATATATGGCGAAATCTTCGGACTTAAGCCAAAAAAGTTAAAACCTATCATTCTTTCACTCTTAGACGAACTCAAGATGTTAGATAAAATGAATGAGAATGTTGAAAATCTGTCGGGAGGTATGAAACGAAAATTGATAATAGCAAGGTCATTGATAAATGATCCGAAAATCTTAATCCTAGATGAACCTACTGTGGGGCTTGATCCAGAAATCAGAAAAAGTATATGGGATAAAATAATACACCTTAAAGAGAAAGGTAAGACAATTTTACTAACTACTCATTACCTAGACGAAGCACAGGCTTTGTGTGATAGAATATATATCATTGATAATGGAATAATAATTGAAAACGGTAGTCCAGAAGAACTCATATCTAGACATTTGCCTGCATACGCTATCGAAATATTTCCCAGGATACAATTACCAGAAGAGCTACAAAGTATTAAGAAGATAGAATTTGTCAATTACTTAATATTGTTTCACCAAGATCCAAACTATATTAAACATATGATTAGATCAAGAGGTGCAAAAAAGATCCATGTTAGACTAACTACATTAGAAGATGTTTTTTTATTCTTAACGGGTAAAAGGTTGGAGGATAAAGATGAAGTGGGTACCAATACTGAAGCGAAACTTTATAGCATGGAGAAAAAATTGGTATAG
- a CDS encoding ABC transporter permease: MKWVPILKRNFIAWRKNWYSILFSSIETIIIILAFGIGFDKIVGQVGQVRYIEFIIPSIVIIPAMNNSFFETTYNSFSKMYYAKMFYSYLHTPATTIDIYIGEVAWGAIRGLISSMISLVIVVLSGLTQLDVVEITMLLLLAFVMGVCFGTLGMLLTSVSPSMNFFDYVFYIYLSPVMFLSGTFFPITVFPNFVEKVAFIISPLYHSLTIFRTQAVNIENVVYLILFIGISVILGVKLLERRLIR; the protein is encoded by the coding sequence ATGAAGTGGGTACCAATACTGAAGCGAAACTTTATAGCATGGAGAAAAAATTGGTATAGCATACTTTTTAGTTCAATAGAAACTATCATTATAATTCTAGCATTTGGTATTGGATTTGATAAAATTGTAGGACAGGTGGGACAAGTTAGATACATAGAGTTTATAATCCCTAGTATTGTAATTATACCTGCTATGAATAATTCATTTTTTGAAACAACATACAATTCGTTTTCGAAGATGTACTATGCTAAAATGTTTTACTCTTACTTACATACTCCTGCAACAACTATTGATATTTATATAGGTGAGGTTGCTTGGGGAGCGATAAGAGGTTTGATCTCTTCAATGATAAGTTTAGTAATAGTTGTCTTATCGGGTTTAACGCAACTTGATGTAGTTGAGATAACTATGCTGCTGTTACTTGCCTTTGTCATGGGAGTTTGTTTTGGGACTTTAGGAATGCTTCTTACTTCAGTGTCTCCATCCATGAATTTCTTTGACTATGTCTTCTACATATACTTGAGTCCAGTGATGTTTCTTTCTGGTACATTCTTCCCAATAACTGTTTTCCCAAATTTTGTTGAAAAAGTAGCGTTTATAATATCACCACTGTATCATAGCCTAACTATTTTTAGGACCCAAGCAGTGAACATAGAGAATGTTGTTTATCTGATATTGTTTATAGGAATATCAGTAATTCTAGGTGTAAAGTTACTTGAAAGAAGGCTTATAAGATGA